The nucleotide sequence cgattcacaagtctaTGGCAACGATGGTGAAATTGAACGAAATACATTTCTAATTGCTTCCTTATCcatcgtatagtccagatctgatCCCCTAGTGACTACTTGCTATTCGGTGATCTTAAAAACCGAAGactattttgagacaaaagacaAAACCTTCTTCAAGCACGGGTTAGTTAgggaagcgttggaatgattgtattactcttgaaggagattatattgatgaatcaaatcgatttttagcaaaaaactgTGTTTTTCTTTGTTAGTCATACGACTTTTGAGTGATTTGATATATCAACAAAAGAatagatacaaaaatatatacaaaacagAAAACCCAATTAAGTCACGCGTACCGAATCTCTGGGGGCAGCTTAGCTCCGCTGAGATGTAGGCGTTCGAGATCGGCTCGCTGTCTCGGGACGGAATGAATTTCTCATCGATTCAAAACGTCTCGACTGAGTTCAACTACATATGttggtttttcataaaaatgttccGGGTATATCGTAGTAGatacatacaaaatatctagttttatattaaaaccTAGTGTTTGTCTCagttgtcaaaatatttcatgttaGCTGTATTTCTGAGATTAAAAGTCTGCAaagttatcgaaaaaaatattaatatgagtGTGCAGAGGGTTTTTGcttggaaaatataattttagatgCAGTATCACGTACTATATGGTATACGTTCCACTAAGCATTCACGGCACCTGAAATAATCTGTAAATGTATGTAAATAGTTGAGCACTCccctaaaaaattcaatcacttacaaattataacatatcTTCTTAAAGCTTtcgctttttttttcttttgttttcacatttcttaatatttatcCCAACGCTCAAAACGCCTTATCTATCCACTTAGGTTTACGACTATAACGCTCTGGATTAAGTGGAACAGGAAAGGTCGTGGTCGTGATTGTCGTGAGTGCCTAGTGGAATACAACCATGGAGTCATGTTGCACTTGCAGTAATAAAATTGCATATTGGAGTAATTTTTAAGCAATTAACATATGTAGATctggaataatttttcaataaaggtTTTTAAGAATATTAGAACATTGTTTTCAAGATAATTCTAATGCGCTTCATTCAAGAATTAATTCTGCCGTTTTAAATGAGCAAAAAGTTTCTGATATTCATTGATATCGTCGTGTATATTGTCGTTTTTAACATTGAGTAAATTGATGTATTGGTTTTGTCTggtttattatgtatttaattaccaatttcaatttaactaCACCTATCCCTCGATTTACACGGTACTTGTTTTACAAGTTTTCGCTTTTTCACAGTTTtccaaataagtttttttttgtttttatcgcACTCTACTAAATGCTACTGTGATTCAACACGTGCACACATCTCACGGGGAATCCCGAGCTTGTGTGCGGACTTGCTGCACACGCACACTGTGTCTGTATTTCTgcataaaattaaagttttatctACGGAAAATTGTATTTGAGTGAGTGAGTAATCTGTTTaatgtattttaattaaataaaaaaacagtgtTTCCgtaatatattacatattttaacctgtcaatgaattttatttttatttctgtgtacacctaaaaatattgaaaaaaatcacaactgttaaattgcaaaattatgcattttctGCAAACTTTTCGATTTACACGGTTttgacttgaaaatttttaattttcaatttacacgTTTTTCTCAGGAACGTATCTACCCTGTAAATCGCGGGATAGGTGTATTTGAATGCTTTCTCTTTATTGTGACTGACCTCCCTCCCCTGTCAATATTTGATTCGCCGTTGCTCGAGGTAGAGGCGTACTCGATATATCAACGATAGTAATGACTTCTGAGATTTGgtcttcaatttcttttaagctgtgagaaataataaaaaagccgATTATGATGGTTGATAAACTGCATGATTTGGTATATCTCGTAATTTGACGACCATTTGTTATTTTTCGTGGTCATGGCTAATCCCATCACCATCAAACTTGATAGAATAAGCGAGCGGAATAGGTTCGTTTTTTTGCTATAGAGCGTAAACTTACAATCCTCGGCATTTGTCGATGTTACGATTTCATTTCTATATACTAATTAGTCATTTTCCGAGCGACTGTAGAAAAAAGcgattttttgcatttttttgaaagttttgcgattatgaaattaatatttacattgACTTCGTCTGGATCCATATAACTACGAGGGTTgtctttttttcataatcaattttaattctaaacataGTGCTACGAACAAGTTTGCGAAATGGGTCCTTGTCCGGCTATTATGGAATTCTTTGATGTGCGATTAAAATAGgaggaattctaaaattcggcaaaCGCGtctttgatgtttcctttttatatcaattttcataatagcAAGAGGTtcatttacattgtttcttttgaataatttctaggaagatttatttattcatttgttttgattcTTTACTTTCTAAgtgtttttagaatttttttgggaTATGTAAGAAGTTTGACGcagtttataattaatagtcgtagtgaacagaccgaaatagaaagtaatcgaagaattcaaataaattaatttagttgagtgttagtgataagtgaattattataagttagttaagtgtataaataaattaagaacgtaagagaaagtatttattaattcaccccacgaagataaatcatataaataaaatgagaaaaacattacaatagtCTCTTTTGAAATTTATACACATATTCCAGCAATACTTTAAGTTTATAACCCTATAATAATTGCTGTCTTTCTCCTCAAAACAGGCACTTAAAGATGCGATAACCtcctcgtctgatgaaaatatatCTCTTGTAAGTGAAGGTtaggaaaaaaatgtaaaatggtGAATTGTCCTGATgaaaagcactttctttttAGCAATTTCTCCCTTTACTTTAAATAATGTGTAATactattctataattttttcacctttttaaaaatagtagATGAACACAATCTCATGactatccaaaaaaaaaacggtttccATCACTTTTCCGGTCGCTGAAATCATCTTTATCTTTTTCAGAACAGGTTCGCTCTTTGGCAATCCACTGTATTGactattttttccatttcacgAGTTTAGTGGTGGATGCAGGTTTCATTTACAGTTGTAAACCGACTCATTTCGCTGAAATCGTGTTAATTAGGGGCctagaaaatattaattcgaATGCGTTTTAGGTCCAAAGTGAGCAAACGTGGCACCGAACGCGCGGATAACTTTGGCGTGCATAATTCTTCAGTCCGTATATAGTGAACTTTTTTGATGATATCGATACTTGCAGCTGTTGTTCgtgaaattttcgtaaaaattttcatgtcgAGGTTGAAAACTTTCAGACAATCCTTATAGTACACATGTAATGGCTTACAAACAGGTAAAAAGTAGCTTAGGTGATCTTCATATTGAACACCTTACTATCACTCCACAATCATATACAAtaacactgtctgacgcgcgtttcgttaACAAAGTTGCCATCATCAGAGACCAAATTTAAAAGTCACTTTAATTATGTAACAGTTAATTCAGTATCCTATCTTTATTCAACAGAAATCATCTAATCCCAAATAAAAAATGGGAGAATTTGGGCCTAGACCGCACTACGGTTAAACTGCTGTGGTTTTTAATCGCGTGAATTTGTGCTTCTAGAAAACTAATACAAGCGGCCGCACCTGCGGTTTTTTCCCGCGACTGATTTTAAAACCGTGATTTGCTACAAAATGCTCGCAGGTAAAAACGGCGGCAAAATTTCTAATCTATAGAACTTGGTTGACGCGCACGCACTGGCGTAAACGCGGGCGGTTTTTTGGTCAGTATTCGGTAGACCGTCTTGCAGAGCAGAGCGTTGGCGCGCAATTTCAACCATGTCATCCAACGAGTCTGTTGAACCAGAATATGAAAGTTAATCTCAAAAAATCATCGTGGAAGTgcagtttattttattagtgtttatttatttcaagattatatgtatatgtatataaatatttaagaacTCAAACTGTTGTCGAACTCTTAAGATCGAAAGCGACTGAGAAGAGTCACTAAGCTGTTTGCCATCATGTTGTCTTACAAAGTTGTGCAATATGCAACAAGCTTTAATAATGCGGTCGCAAAAATCCAATTTTACGTCTAACGGTCTGTGCATAATACGCCATTTATTTGCCATAATTCCAAATGCACATTCGACAATCTTTCTGGCATAGGATAATCTATAGTAATAAACTCTTtcttttatggataaatttttatttggataagGCCTCATTAAGTGTTCTGAAAGTGGGAAAGTTAGGTAATATTGCAGATACTGGTAAAtgcatttgattgttcaaaaatctTTTGCCaaaattcgagtttttgaaTACGCTTGAGTCACTATTCGATCCATATGCTCCAACATCTATAGCAGAAAAGCAAAAGTCCGCATCAACAATAGCTAATAGtattaaagaataaaattttttataattgaaagcTTCTGATCCAGTATTTTCTGGCCTTTCTATTCGTACATGTTTTCCATCTAAGGAACCAAGGCAATTAGGAAAATATgttctttcaaaaaaaagttttgctaTATTTATCCAATCTTCTTCGGTTTTTTCAGGCATATATGTAGGTTGCAAACATATCCACAAACACTTGCATGTGTGTTCAATTATTCCACTTAGTGTTGTTGTAccaatcaaatattcaaaatacagCGACTTCATACTGTTTCCACTAGCAAGatacctgaaaaaaaaatctgttaatatgtttcatttttattacaggCAGTACAATACAAAAGAAATGGAAGAATATGCGCGACTGCTTTGCTAAAGAATTAGCTATGCAACGTGGGAAATCTGGTCAAGGTgctataaaaaagaagaaatatgttCATTTTGATTCTCTGTTATTTTTGTTACCATCTTTACAAAAAAGGGAAACGAGCGGCAATATTCCATCTCCTTCACAAGATGATCCTAATGTTAACGAAATCGAAAATCTTCAGCCTACGAATAATAATCGGACCACGTCCTCTAAGAAGTCttccaaaaatcaaaataataatgatgattatgaacaaaaattattaaattttttaaatacacatCAGAATACGTGCGAATACGATGAAGGCATAAACTTTTCACAAATGATTGTACCAATGTTACGCAAACTTAATGATGATCAAAAACATTTTGCTAAGAtagaaattatgaat is from Diorhabda carinulata isolate Delta chromosome 1, icDioCari1.1, whole genome shotgun sequence and encodes:
- the LOC130898870 gene encoding uncharacterized protein LOC130898870 produces the protein MSVASFDKTLQIVRPYITFMNTKFRKCISPEKRLSVTLRYLASGNSMKSLYFEYLIGTTTLSGIIEHTCKCLWICLQPTYMPEKTEEDWINIAKLFFERTYFPNCLGSLDGKHVRIERPENTGSEAFNYKKFYSLILLAIVDADFCFSAIDVGAYGSNSDSSVFKNSNFGKRFLNNQMHLPVSAILPNFPTFRTLNEALSK